A window of the Chloroflexus sp. Y-396-1 genome harbors these coding sequences:
- a CDS encoding S8 family serine peptidase — MRQRTPALLIFAVIGFITFIALPAFSLMSPAAPLIHLRARTFSPQPGFPAGERALVNLQSTTALEQRTHVLVQFERLPTPAEQATLSQAGLKLLAYVPDNAWFASIPITWLQLSTLPDGIRAIAAIRQTDKLSPRLTDYRDQQPLPALIVTYPDVDVETIGDLVKQFGGSVEKVVAERHYILANLPSVVTLTALSQMDSVFWIDAWPGPFRPKNDGGRNATKTNLVHQAGYHGNPASAPGSIVIGVWDCGWVENNHPGFSGRLTIGDPTSTSNGCSEPAGTNDHATHVAGTAAGSGTGSPEGRDLRGHADQATVLSYDVENAADEVIQAIQTYNLDISQNSWGPDPGACDITVLGVYDQTAADFDALVRGSFSNAVTKKIYVAFANGNEQSYCPDGWRTSSGGAMGKNVIAVGATNSDDKSMTNFSSFGPTEDGRVNPTIVAPGCEANGENAIWSTLPGQTYGGSGWCGTSMATPAVSGILGLMLEAYNLTYDADPLPSTLRAVLVQTAEDLGNPGPDYRFGYGHVDALAAINVISTTNSAAQSIYIRTASIESGQTQEYVISHPGGSLKCTLVWDDVPATLPASQTLINNLDLLLIGPDLTSYQPWILDKNNPANPATQGTNNIDTIEQIAIMDAAAGTWTVRVSGSSIPQGPQEYSLVCPFSVVTSVHPHSTYIPIVSR; from the coding sequence ATGCGACAACGGACACCAGCATTGCTGATCTTCGCAGTCATCGGATTCATAACCTTCATTGCTCTGCCAGCATTTTCCCTCATGTCGCCAGCAGCGCCATTGATCCACTTGCGTGCCCGTACATTTAGCCCGCAACCTGGTTTTCCTGCCGGTGAACGCGCACTTGTCAACTTACAGAGTACAACGGCATTAGAGCAACGCACGCATGTTTTGGTACAGTTTGAACGTCTGCCAACCCCTGCTGAGCAAGCTACACTCTCTCAGGCTGGTCTCAAACTATTGGCATATGTACCAGACAACGCCTGGTTTGCGTCAATCCCGATTACATGGCTCCAATTGTCAACCTTACCAGATGGAATACGTGCTATTGCCGCCATTCGCCAAACTGACAAACTATCACCAAGACTGACCGACTACCGTGACCAACAACCACTACCGGCACTGATAGTAACCTATCCAGATGTCGATGTCGAAACGATCGGCGATCTCGTCAAGCAATTTGGTGGCAGTGTCGAAAAAGTAGTCGCTGAGCGCCACTACATCCTTGCGAATTTACCCAGTGTTGTCACCCTCACGGCACTGAGTCAGATGGATAGCGTCTTTTGGATCGACGCCTGGCCTGGACCGTTCAGACCGAAAAATGATGGTGGTCGGAACGCTACCAAGACAAACCTGGTTCACCAGGCCGGTTATCACGGTAATCCAGCATCAGCACCTGGTAGTATTGTCATTGGAGTATGGGATTGTGGATGGGTAGAAAACAACCATCCCGGTTTTAGTGGTCGCCTAACGATTGGCGATCCCACTTCGACCTCAAATGGATGTAGTGAACCCGCAGGTACCAACGATCATGCTACTCATGTAGCCGGAACGGCCGCCGGTAGCGGTACAGGTAGCCCCGAAGGACGTGATCTGCGCGGCCATGCCGATCAGGCAACCGTCTTATCGTATGACGTTGAAAATGCGGCTGATGAGGTCATTCAGGCTATTCAAACGTATAATCTGGATATTTCCCAGAACTCTTGGGGACCTGACCCCGGTGCTTGTGATATAACAGTGCTCGGTGTCTATGATCAGACCGCAGCAGACTTTGATGCCCTGGTACGCGGGAGCTTCTCTAACGCAGTGACCAAGAAGATCTACGTCGCATTCGCCAACGGTAATGAACAGAGCTATTGCCCCGATGGCTGGCGTACCTCGAGTGGAGGTGCAATGGGGAAGAATGTGATTGCCGTCGGTGCAACCAACTCCGATGATAAATCAATGACCAATTTTAGTTCGTTCGGTCCAACTGAAGATGGTCGGGTAAATCCCACAATCGTAGCACCGGGCTGTGAAGCAAATGGTGAAAATGCCATCTGGTCTACCTTACCCGGCCAAACCTATGGTGGAAGTGGATGGTGCGGTACCTCAATGGCGACACCAGCAGTTTCAGGGATTCTCGGCTTAATGCTGGAAGCATATAATCTGACTTACGATGCTGATCCACTGCCCTCAACGCTACGTGCAGTGTTGGTACAGACTGCTGAGGATTTAGGTAATCCTGGTCCTGATTATCGGTTTGGGTACGGTCATGTTGATGCACTGGCGGCCATCAACGTGATCTCAACCACTAATAGCGCTGCTCAATCGATCTATATCAGAACCGCATCAATTGAGAGTGGGCAAACGCAGGAGTATGTCATCTCTCATCCCGGTGGCTCTCTCAAATGCACCTTGGTTTGGGATGACGTCCCGGCAACACTTCCGGCCAGTCAGACACTCATCAATAATCTTGATTTACTGCTGATAGGCCCCGATCTTACCTCATACCAGCCCTGGATTCTCGATAAGAATAACCCGGCAAATCCAGCTACGCAGGGCACAAACAACATTGATACCATTGAACAGATAGCGATCATGGACGCGGCTGCCGGTACATGGACAGTACGGGTGTCAGGGAGTAGTATTCCTCAAGGGCCCCAAGAATACTCGCTGGTATGTCCGTTTAGCGTCGTAACCAGTGTTCATCCTCATTCTACGTACATACCGATTGTAAGCCGGTAG
- a CDS encoding thioesterase family protein, with the protein MSHSVPAVLAEYPFHYRIEVRFRDLDALGHVNNAVYATYFESARIAYYQRLVGGSLDRLGIILAELTISYKAPAHFGDELLVGVRVGKIGGKSFTMDYAIARVGDGALIATGQSVLVAYDYAAGRSVPVSDEFRARVAEMQGER; encoded by the coding sequence ATGAGCCATTCTGTACCAGCGGTATTAGCCGAGTATCCCTTCCACTATCGCATTGAAGTTCGCTTTCGCGATCTTGATGCACTCGGTCATGTGAATAATGCGGTCTACGCCACTTATTTTGAATCGGCGCGGATCGCTTACTATCAGCGACTGGTTGGTGGTTCCCTTGATCGCTTGGGGATTATTCTGGCCGAATTGACGATCAGTTACAAAGCGCCAGCCCACTTTGGTGATGAGTTGTTGGTTGGGGTGCGGGTCGGTAAGATTGGCGGCAAGAGTTTTACAATGGATTACGCAATTGCCCGTGTCGGCGACGGCGCTCTGATCGCGACCGGACAGTCGGTGCTGGTCGCGTATGATTATGCTGCTGGACGCAGCGTGCCCGTAAGCGACGAATTCCGGGCGCGGGTGGCTGAGATGCAGGGAGAGCGATAG
- a CDS encoding response regulator produces MPASKGTIFIIDDDLGLQNILSIALRNAGYEVVLARDGLEGLRMLENISPSLVISDIMMPNMDGVETFQRIKERLQDDGIPIFLMTALSRKPWFADLEAEGAVIIQKPFEVHHLVELIDRTLS; encoded by the coding sequence ATGCCAGCAAGTAAGGGTACAATCTTTATCATCGACGATGATCTCGGGCTTCAGAATATTCTCTCTATCGCGCTTCGCAATGCCGGTTATGAAGTCGTTCTCGCCCGCGATGGCCTCGAAGGACTACGCATGCTGGAAAACATCTCACCCAGCCTGGTTATCAGTGATATTATGATGCCTAATATGGATGGAGTTGAGACCTTCCAACGCATCAAGGAACGCCTGCAAGATGACGGCATCCCGATCTTTTTGATGACGGCGCTCAGCCGTAAACCGTGGTTTGCCGATCTCGAAGCTGAAGGCGCTGTGATTATTCAGAAGCCGTTCGAGGTGCATCATCTCGTTGAGCTGATTGACCGGACATTGAGCTAA
- a CDS encoding HIT domain-containing protein yields the protein MEIKYTPWRMRYIKRGDVPDEGCVFCAIAAADGSDDAERLVLYRGQYCFVVMNLYPYNTAHLMVVPYSHIADLTALDQAVATELFSLTQRSVAILQTEYAPHGFNLGMNLGRVAGAGIADHLHMHIVPRWNGDTNFMPVIGDTKLIPESLDETYNRLRPHFAVLSSMSGQSAQRDDAPRTASE from the coding sequence ATGGAAATCAAATATACGCCATGGCGTATGCGTTACATCAAGCGGGGCGATGTCCCCGATGAGGGGTGTGTCTTTTGTGCGATAGCGGCTGCTGATGGTTCTGATGATGCCGAACGGCTGGTGCTTTATCGCGGGCAATACTGTTTTGTGGTGATGAATCTCTACCCCTACAATACCGCCCATCTGATGGTTGTTCCCTACAGCCACATTGCCGATCTCACCGCGCTCGATCAGGCGGTTGCTACTGAGTTATTCAGTCTGACGCAGCGTAGTGTAGCGATCCTTCAGACCGAGTACGCTCCCCACGGTTTCAATCTAGGTATGAACCTGGGGCGCGTCGCAGGAGCTGGTATCGCCGATCATCTGCATATGCACATTGTTCCGCGTTGGAACGGTGATACTAACTTTATGCCGGTGATCGGCGACACAAAACTAATCCCCGAATCGCTTGACGAAACCTATAATCGGCTTCGGCCACATTTCGCAGTGCTTAGCTCAATGTCCGGTCAATCAGCTCAACGAGATGATGCACCTCGAACGGCTTCTGAATAA
- the prfB gene encoding peptide chain release factor 2 (programmed frameshift), which yields MLTELQDKLETVRTRFANLRGHLDLAAKQAEIEQLEARAADPDLWNTPRTAQEIMQRLTRLKEEVTSWNDLERRISTVAELIELAEGEGDDSLSDELAAEVHAIQQEVAQRELEILLSGPYDDRDAFLSVQAGMGGTDAQDWAAMLLRMYTRWAERRGYTVNLIDRSEGEEAGIKSATIEIRGPYAYGYARAEAGIHRLIRLSPFNAAHTRQTSFARVEVMPEVDDAPEVEIKPEDLRIDVFRSAGHGGQGVNTTDSAVRITHLPTGIVVTCQNERSQIQNRELALRVLRARLLERELQRQAEERARLRGEYREAAFGNQMRTYYLHPSTLVKDHRTDYETSNVQAVLDGEIDPFIEAFLRANVRES from the exons ATGCTGACCGAATTGCAAGACAAGTTAGAAACAGTTCGCACACGGTTTGCCAATCTACGGGGGCACCTT GACTTAGCGGCAAAGCAAGCCGAAATTGAACAACTGGAAGCCCGTGCTGCCGATCCCGATCTGTGGAATACACCGCGGACAGCCCAAGAGATCATGCAGCGGCTCACCCGCTTAAAAGAAGAGGTAACGTCATGGAATGACCTCGAACGTCGGATATCGACCGTTGCCGAACTGATCGAGTTGGCCGAAGGGGAAGGTGATGATTCGCTGAGCGATGAACTGGCTGCCGAAGTGCATGCCATTCAGCAAGAGGTCGCCCAGCGTGAACTTGAAATTCTCCTTAGCGGACCATATGATGACCGCGATGCCTTTTTATCGGTGCAGGCCGGTATGGGTGGTACTGATGCCCAAGACTGGGCAGCGATGCTATTGCGGATGTATACGCGCTGGGCCGAACGCCGGGGCTATACCGTCAACCTGATTGATCGAAGCGAGGGTGAAGAGGCAGGTATCAAGAGTGCAACAATTGAAATCCGTGGTCCCTACGCCTACGGTTATGCCCGAGCTGAAGCAGGTATCCATCGTCTGATCCGGCTATCGCCCTTTAATGCTGCGCATACTCGTCAGACCAGCTTTGCCCGTGTGGAGGTGATGCCAGAAGTTGACGATGCGCCCGAAGTCGAGATAAAGCCGGAAGATTTGCGAATTGATGTCTTCCGCAGCGCAGGGCATGGTGGGCAAGGTGTGAACACAACCGACTCGGCGGTACGAATTACTCACCTGCCAACCGGTATTGTCGTCACCTGTCAAAATGAGCGATCACAGATTCAGAACCGCGAGTTGGCGCTGCGGGTCTTGCGAGCACGGTTGCTCGAACGAGAGCTACAGCGTCAGGCAGAAGAGCGAGCACGTCTGCGCGGGGAGTATCGTGAGGCTGCGTTTGGTAATCAGATGCGAACATATTATCTGCATCCTTCGACACTGGTGAAGGATCACCGTACCGATTACGAAACAAGTAATGTGCAGGCAGTGCTCGATGGCGAGATCGATCCGTTTATTGAAGCCTTTCTGCGGGCAAACGTGCGGGAGTCATGA
- a CDS encoding DUF190 domain-containing protein codes for MEQTVTQQLWIYIDEGDSVQGQTIVSRIVDTLRSAGAPGVTVFRGAGGYGTHGVFHSDLLVEIPSRLPLVITCIDRSDRLQRLIPKISELVQEGLIVLSPVQVVKVGRRVRSAFPPHLTVADVMSQDVASVHVATPVGDVVRLLLERGLRAVPVIDDNRKVVGIVTDGDLLQRGVSQLPLHLQQLLPVAERAAHLAAVAARPERVADVMTPDPKTINATASLAQAALVMTEHDHKRLPVVDNDGRLVGMISRSDLLQTVANSFATVTDLLPGTSLTSAKTVGEVMIRDVPTVKPETPLAETLDRILSTPRRRAVVIDDDRRVVGIVSDGDILRRAMRPVAPGLLQRFAIWIGGGTRSPELELALKDHTAADVMTSPALTVNPETPITVAVELMIERRIKRLPVVDAQGKLVGMVGRAALLGALLAADSTVSQTGKEEASSS; via the coding sequence ATGGAGCAGACCGTTACTCAGCAGCTCTGGATCTACATTGATGAGGGTGATAGCGTACAAGGGCAAACCATCGTTTCGCGTATTGTTGACACCTTGCGTTCTGCGGGAGCACCGGGTGTAACCGTGTTTCGAGGCGCTGGTGGTTATGGAACTCATGGGGTTTTTCACAGTGATCTCCTAGTAGAAATTCCCAGTCGTTTACCTTTAGTGATTACCTGCATTGACCGCAGTGATCGTCTGCAACGACTGATACCCAAAATAAGTGAATTGGTTCAGGAAGGTCTAATAGTGCTTTCACCAGTGCAGGTGGTCAAAGTTGGTCGGCGTGTTCGTAGTGCTTTCCCACCCCATCTCACTGTTGCAGATGTCATGAGCCAGGACGTTGCATCGGTCCATGTGGCGACACCGGTTGGCGATGTGGTACGTCTGTTGCTTGAACGAGGTCTGCGAGCAGTGCCGGTCATTGATGATAATCGCAAGGTGGTTGGTATCGTGACCGATGGCGATCTCTTGCAGCGTGGGGTGAGCCAATTACCCCTGCATTTGCAGCAGTTGTTACCGGTTGCCGAGCGGGCAGCACATCTGGCCGCAGTTGCTGCCAGACCCGAACGGGTTGCCGATGTCATGACACCTGATCCCAAAACAATCAACGCTACAGCATCGCTGGCCCAGGCCGCCTTAGTGATGACCGAGCACGATCACAAGCGACTACCGGTCGTTGATAACGATGGCAGACTGGTTGGTATGATCAGTCGGTCTGATCTGTTACAAACAGTAGCCAATTCTTTTGCGACGGTCACCGATCTCTTACCAGGAACAAGCCTTACCTCAGCAAAAACTGTCGGCGAAGTGATGATTCGTGATGTGCCGACGGTCAAGCCAGAGACTCCATTAGCTGAGACTCTGGATCGAATTCTCTCGACACCACGCCGACGAGCAGTGGTAATTGATGATGATCGGCGTGTGGTAGGTATCGTTAGCGATGGCGATATCCTACGTCGAGCAATGCGACCGGTAGCGCCAGGATTGCTCCAACGGTTCGCGATCTGGATCGGTGGCGGTACTCGTTCGCCAGAGCTAGAGCTGGCATTGAAAGATCATACCGCAGCGGATGTGATGACCAGTCCAGCTTTGACAGTGAATCCGGAAACGCCGATCACGGTGGCGGTAGAGTTGATGATAGAGCGACGGATCAAACGCTTGCCGGTTGTTGATGCTCAAGGCAAGCTAGTGGGTATGGTTGGGCGAGCAGCCCTGCTAGGGGCGTTACTGGCGGCAGATAGCACAGTTTCGCAAACAGGCAAGGAGGAAGCGTCTTCCTCCTGA
- the crcB gene encoding fluoride efflux transporter CrcB has translation MNNVLAIALGAAIGANLRYGISLWAAQRLGTSWPYGTFIINVLGCLAIGFLLTLITNRLTVSEPIRLMLITGLLGGLTTFSTFGYECFLLLNAGNWLGAVGYIAGSVGGGLLAVVLGVGLGRLLGG, from the coding sequence ATGAACAATGTCTTAGCTATTGCATTGGGTGCTGCAATCGGAGCAAATCTGCGTTACGGGATTAGTTTATGGGCAGCTCAACGCTTAGGTACGTCGTGGCCTTATGGCACCTTCATCATTAATGTCCTGGGCTGTCTGGCGATTGGCTTTTTGCTAACGCTGATAACTAATCGGTTAACCGTCAGTGAGCCGATCCGCCTGATGCTGATTACCGGTCTGCTAGGTGGACTCACTACCTTCTCAACGTTTGGCTACGAGTGTTTTTTGCTGCTCAATGCTGGCAACTGGTTGGGAGCAGTTGGCTACATCGCCGGTAGTGTTGGTGGTGGGCTTCTGGCTGTTGTGCTGGGAGTAGGGCTTGGTCGTCTCTTGGGTGGTTAG
- a CDS encoding ABC transporter permease, with product MQRQLSTTTRQQREGSPWTGLWAVVAKEMADYLTSVRMLILEALILLTAFGTIYAAAQNLRAGTGSGDDFLFLRLFTTARDPLPAFVGFLGLLVPLLAIALAFDSVNGEFNQRTLSKVLAQPIYRDALLMGKFLAGLGTLALALAAIWLLIVGMGLLQLGVPPTGEETVRILWFLLVTIFYGGIWLALAMLFSIIFRQPATAALAAIAVWLFFTVFWGILASLLARTLQPVPPGDVQALVNQIQLELMLTRLSPNTLFSEVALAMLNPAVRALGLILPIQLHNAIPGTPLPAAQSILLTWPHATGLIAATIVLFAIGYILFQRQEVRA from the coding sequence ATGCAGCGACAGCTTAGTACAACGACCCGACAACAGCGCGAAGGATCGCCATGGACCGGGCTATGGGCAGTGGTGGCGAAAGAGATGGCCGATTATCTGACCAGTGTGCGCATGCTGATCCTGGAGGCGTTGATTCTCCTGACTGCCTTTGGAACGATCTACGCCGCAGCCCAGAATCTACGAGCCGGTACCGGTAGTGGCGATGATTTCCTGTTCTTGCGTCTCTTTACAACCGCTCGCGATCCATTACCGGCATTTGTTGGCTTTCTTGGCTTACTGGTGCCCCTACTGGCCATCGCACTGGCCTTCGACTCGGTGAATGGCGAATTTAACCAGCGCACGTTGTCGAAGGTGTTGGCTCAACCGATCTATCGCGATGCCCTCTTGATGGGTAAGTTTTTGGCCGGTTTGGGCACACTGGCGCTGGCACTGGCAGCAATCTGGTTGTTAATTGTCGGGATGGGGTTACTTCAATTAGGTGTACCACCGACTGGTGAAGAGACCGTGCGTATCTTGTGGTTCCTGCTGGTTACAATCTTTTACGGTGGTATCTGGCTGGCGCTGGCGATGCTCTTCTCTATTATCTTTCGCCAACCGGCCACTGCGGCGTTGGCAGCAATTGCCGTTTGGCTCTTCTTCACCGTCTTCTGGGGTATTCTGGCCAGCCTCCTGGCGCGCACGTTGCAACCGGTTCCGCCCGGTGATGTTCAGGCACTGGTCAATCAGATTCAGCTTGAACTGATGCTCACCCGGCTCTCACCCAACACCCTCTTCTCAGAGGTGGCGCTGGCGATGCTTAATCCGGCAGTGCGTGCACTGGGGTTGATCTTACCCATTCAGTTACACAATGCTATTCCGGGAACGCCGCTACCTGCTGCACAGAGCATTCTGCTAACATGGCCACATGCAACCGGTCTGATTGCGGCCACGATTGTGCTGTTTGCCATTGGTTACATCCTGTTTCAGCGCCAGGAGGTGCGGGCGTAG
- a CDS encoding ABC transporter ATP-binding protein has translation MEEVVVECRDLTKQYGSFTAVDHLNLTVRKGEVFGLLGPNGAGKTTTILMLLGLTEPTSGSVRVLGLDPARQPLSVKARVGYLPDQVGFYDNLTARENLSYIAKLNGIREPEMSRRINAALDQVGLSQVADRRVKTFSRGMRQRLGVAEVLIKQPQLIIMDEPTLALDPEAVREFLDLIRQLKTSGITMLLSSHLLQQVQAVCDRVGLFHKGRMVLEGTVSELAQRVLGGAYRIHLEVEGGDAVEAALRELPGVLNVSQEGTRFYNVEARSDLRAEVARKVIEVGGRLLGLSVDTPGLDEVYARYFKKGAAYAATA, from the coding sequence ATGGAAGAGGTTGTGGTAGAGTGCCGTGACCTTACCAAACAGTACGGCTCATTCACCGCTGTTGATCATCTCAATCTAACGGTGCGAAAGGGTGAGGTGTTTGGTCTGTTAGGTCCCAACGGCGCTGGTAAAACGACGACAATCCTGATGCTCCTTGGTCTGACTGAGCCGACCAGTGGAAGTGTGCGGGTGCTTGGCTTAGACCCGGCCCGTCAGCCACTGAGCGTAAAAGCACGAGTTGGTTATCTGCCCGATCAGGTTGGGTTTTACGATAACCTTACTGCACGTGAGAACCTGAGCTATATCGCGAAACTGAACGGTATTCGCGAGCCAGAAATGAGCCGACGGATCAACGCTGCTCTTGATCAGGTTGGTTTGAGTCAGGTTGCCGACCGTCGGGTCAAAACCTTCTCACGCGGTATGCGGCAACGTCTGGGTGTGGCCGAGGTGTTGATCAAGCAACCACAACTTATCATCATGGACGAACCGACGCTGGCGCTTGATCCGGAAGCGGTACGTGAATTCCTCGATCTGATTCGGCAATTGAAGACGAGTGGGATCACGATGTTACTTTCGTCGCATCTGCTACAACAGGTGCAGGCAGTTTGTGATCGGGTTGGATTGTTCCACAAGGGGCGGATGGTACTGGAAGGGACGGTCAGTGAGCTGGCGCAACGAGTATTGGGCGGCGCGTACCGCATTCATCTCGAAGTAGAGGGCGGCGATGCCGTGGAGGCTGCTCTGCGCGAGCTTCCCGGGGTGCTGAATGTATCGCAGGAGGGTACTCGCTTTTACAATGTCGAAGCGCGCTCTGATTTACGCGCTGAGGTTGCACGCAAGGTGATTGAAGTGGGCGGTCGGTTGCTGGGCCTGAGCGTTGACACACCCGGTCTCGATGAAGTCTACGCTCGCTACTTCAAGAAAGGAGCAGCCTATGCAGCGACAGCTTAG
- a CDS encoding NEW3 domain-containing protein encodes MRIFRMINVLVVLALLMIAGAAPVLAQEGQRNLFFYTRYPAQEATVGDTITFKLTLGTETTPQIVRLGMRDVPTAWNVTFRGDGRVIQSAYVEPNNNATFDLWIEPPTDVKAGEYRMIAVATGVAQEVTLPIALTLKEKTTNPAGLSFKVDLPTLRGSPSTTFRYNATLKNESSEEVPVSLLAEAPRGFQVDFKLSGQSITSVPFGPNESKSLSIEVRPFTDIPAGTYEINILARGGDLQTSTRLVADITGQPQLVLTTPDGRLSGEARIGEQTEVKLVVRNTGSAPARNIELSASPPIGWTVEFEPKQIPELAVDQVVEVTAKVQPSNQAIAGDYLVTFTARPAEASAATSEFRFTVLTSTLWGLVGIALIAVAVVGVGLAVMRFGRR; translated from the coding sequence ATGCGCATATTTCGCATGATCAACGTCCTTGTTGTTTTGGCGCTGCTGATGATTGCGGGTGCAGCGCCAGTGCTGGCGCAAGAGGGCCAGCGCAATCTCTTCTTCTACACTCGTTATCCGGCTCAGGAAGCTACCGTTGGTGATACGATTACCTTTAAGCTAACCCTCGGCACGGAAACGACCCCTCAGATCGTTCGGCTTGGTATGCGTGATGTCCCAACCGCCTGGAACGTTACGTTTCGCGGTGATGGACGAGTCATTCAATCGGCGTATGTTGAACCGAATAATAACGCCACGTTTGATCTATGGATTGAACCACCCACGGATGTTAAGGCTGGGGAATACCGCATGATAGCGGTGGCAACTGGTGTGGCACAAGAGGTTACCCTACCAATTGCCTTAACTCTCAAAGAGAAGACAACAAATCCGGCCGGTCTCTCGTTCAAGGTTGATCTGCCAACCCTGCGGGGATCCCCTTCAACTACCTTCCGCTACAATGCAACGCTCAAGAATGAGAGTAGTGAAGAAGTGCCGGTGAGCTTACTGGCCGAAGCTCCACGTGGCTTCCAGGTTGATTTTAAGCTCTCTGGTCAGAGCATCACCAGCGTGCCGTTTGGTCCAAACGAGTCGAAGAGCTTAAGTATTGAGGTACGACCGTTCACCGATATACCTGCTGGTACATACGAGATTAATATTCTGGCTCGTGGTGGTGATCTCCAGACTTCCACCCGCCTGGTGGCCGATATTACCGGTCAGCCACAGCTCGTGCTTACAACGCCGGACGGGCGGCTTTCCGGTGAAGCTCGTATCGGTGAACAAACTGAAGTGAAGCTGGTCGTGCGCAATACAGGGAGCGCACCGGCGCGCAATATTGAACTGAGCGCTTCACCACCTATCGGCTGGACGGTTGAGTTTGAGCCGAAGCAGATTCCGGAGCTAGCAGTAGATCAAGTGGTCGAAGTGACGGCTAAAGTACAGCCCTCGAATCAGGCTATCGCGGGTGACTATCTCGTGACATTTACTGCACGTCCGGCTGAGGCTTCAGCGGCAACCAGTGAATTCCGCTTTACCGTGCTAACATCAACCCTGTGGGGTCTGGTTGGGATCGCGCTTATCGCAGTTGCGGTCGTCGGGGTTGGTCTAGCCGTGATGCGCTTTGGTCGTCGCTGA
- a CDS encoding bifunctional 2-polyprenyl-6-hydroxyphenol methylase/3-demethylubiquinol 3-O-methyltransferase UbiG: MNMNYNRQQWEALGRLDPFWAMTGISNWDLSAFWKTGYVQVEQLHQEMSQIGYPKQFNRVLDFGCGIGRLAPAFRTLFDEYVGVDVAESLIQKARQLHAHLPQTRFLLLQPDRIDLPDQSFDLIFSFGVFQHIPNHRSVLHTITEFVRMLKPGGLIFFNICHYIRWRYRLQLRRRLYFLCKRFGFLDYHLFYRFKLYPQSVHAIPYQTLQRHLQTLSLQPLFARRSSPPDAPHQLWEYGLIKCCENISKKVS; this comes from the coding sequence ATGAACATGAACTATAATCGACAACAGTGGGAAGCGCTTGGTAGGCTCGATCCTTTTTGGGCAATGACGGGTATCAGCAATTGGGATTTAAGTGCTTTCTGGAAGACCGGCTACGTTCAGGTAGAACAGCTTCACCAGGAAATGTCACAAATTGGGTATCCCAAGCAGTTTAACCGTGTACTTGATTTTGGTTGTGGGATTGGCCGGTTAGCGCCAGCTTTTCGTACATTGTTCGATGAGTATGTTGGCGTCGATGTAGCCGAAAGTCTAATACAGAAAGCGCGTCAGCTTCATGCCCATTTGCCACAGACACGCTTTCTGTTGTTACAGCCAGATAGAATCGACTTACCAGATCAGAGCTTCGATCTCATCTTTTCGTTTGGTGTCTTTCAACATATACCGAATCATCGGTCGGTACTTCATACTATTACTGAATTTGTCCGTATGTTAAAACCAGGCGGACTGATCTTTTTCAATATTTGCCATTATATTCGTTGGAGGTACCGTTTGCAGCTACGTCGGCGTTTGTATTTTCTCTGTAAGCGATTTGGTTTCCTCGATTATCATCTATTTTATCGATTTAAACTGTACCCCCAATCGGTTCACGCAATTCCCTATCAAACTTTGCAACGTCATTTGCAGACGCTTTCTCTACAACCTCTTTTCGCCCGCCGTTCTTCTCCTCCCGATGCGCCACATCAGTTATGGGAATACGGACTAATCAAGTGTTGTGAAAATATCTCAAAAAAGGTTTCATAG